One window of Haloarchaeobius salinus genomic DNA carries:
- a CDS encoding DUF58 domain-containing protein → MSSTVTQETTGGSTTGAAGADSAPTAQAPERSADGSQRVISETEEDTNHWLGIGALTFVAGGAGVVLKQPALLLAAVVGVAYLAYVQVTTVPAATVRIRRELSDPTPDLGDDLTLTVTVTNEGDRVLPDLRVVDGVPEELTVVGGSARLGTALRPGESDSFSYTLTARRGTHEFRTCDTIIRDWSGKRERHTRFRTGGEVVVTPSLTSTLPMPLRKQTSQYAGRVETDLAGDGVEFHSTREYRAGDPLSRVDWRRYARTGDLATLQFREERAATVMLLLDLRQEAYVRRDEDDLHAADLGINAAGQIFITLLETGDRVGITALAPQTVWLSPGLGNEHRVKVEELFAHHPALSAERPKGRYSVHLGVRNLRKRLSGDVQVMFFSPLCDDDAVTAAQLLHAHGHKVTVLSPDPTGEETLGQRFARVERAGRISRLREGGIRVLDWDPEDPLAEAIARSTVRWSR, encoded by the coding sequence ATGAGTTCGACGGTTACACAGGAGACGACGGGCGGGTCGACGACCGGCGCGGCCGGGGCCGACAGTGCTCCGACGGCACAGGCTCCGGAACGCTCGGCGGACGGCAGCCAGCGTGTCATCTCGGAGACCGAGGAGGACACGAACCACTGGCTCGGCATCGGTGCACTCACGTTCGTCGCGGGTGGCGCGGGCGTCGTCCTGAAACAGCCCGCACTGCTGCTCGCGGCGGTCGTCGGCGTCGCCTACCTGGCGTACGTGCAGGTGACGACGGTGCCCGCGGCGACGGTCCGTATCCGGCGGGAGCTGTCGGACCCGACGCCCGACCTCGGCGACGACCTGACGCTGACGGTGACCGTCACCAACGAGGGCGACCGCGTCCTGCCCGACCTGCGCGTTGTCGACGGCGTCCCCGAGGAGCTGACCGTCGTGGGCGGCTCGGCACGCCTCGGAACCGCACTCCGTCCCGGCGAGAGCGACTCGTTCAGCTACACGCTCACGGCCAGACGCGGTACGCACGAGTTCCGGACCTGCGACACCATCATCAGGGACTGGTCGGGCAAGCGAGAGCGACACACCCGGTTCCGGACCGGCGGCGAGGTCGTCGTCACCCCGTCGCTGACGTCGACGCTCCCGATGCCGCTGCGGAAGCAGACCTCGCAGTACGCGGGGCGTGTCGAGACCGACCTCGCGGGCGACGGCGTCGAGTTCCACTCCACCCGGGAGTACCGCGCCGGTGACCCGCTCTCTCGTGTCGACTGGCGACGCTACGCACGCACCGGCGACCTCGCGACCCTGCAGTTCCGCGAGGAGCGTGCCGCGACCGTGATGCTGCTGCTCGACCTGCGGCAGGAGGCGTACGTCCGCCGCGACGAGGACGACCTCCACGCGGCCGACCTCGGCATCAACGCTGCAGGGCAGATATTCATCACGCTGCTGGAGACCGGTGACCGCGTCGGCATCACCGCTCTCGCCCCGCAGACGGTCTGGCTCTCGCCCGGCCTCGGCAACGAGCACCGGGTGAAGGTAGAGGAGCTGTTCGCCCACCACCCCGCGCTCTCCGCCGAACGCCCGAAGGGACGCTACTCGGTCCACCTCGGTGTGCGGAACCTCCGGAAGCGCCTCTCGGGCGACGTGCAGGTGATGTTCTTCTCACCGCTCTGTGACGACGACGCGGTGACGGCGGCACAGCTGCTCCACGCGCACGGCCACAAGGTGACGGTGCTGAGTCCGGACCCGACCGGCGAGGAGACGCTCGGGCAGCGCTTCGCTCGGGTCGAGCGTGCCGGTCGCATCTCCAGGCTCCGCGAGGGCGGTATCCGCGTGCTCGACTGGGACCCCGAGGACCCGCTCGCGGAGGCCATCGCCCGCTCCACCGTGCGGTGGTCACGATGA
- a CDS encoding DUF7519 family protein: MTEIDRRPTRLSAIVSLGAAAVAALAAILTASIGGVFAGVGIVALAPGLVVGSRRLVHVGGVVLAAGMVLAGATGGGGAAELFMLVGTAATVVAWDVGQNAVGLGEQLGQEAETTRAELAHLGATLVVGAVTVGVAYGLYQVAGSGQPLPALVMLLVAALALTTALRQK; encoded by the coding sequence ATGACCGAGATCGACCGGCGGCCGACTCGGCTCTCGGCCATCGTCTCCCTCGGCGCGGCGGCGGTCGCGGCGCTCGCGGCCATCCTGACGGCGAGCATCGGCGGCGTGTTCGCCGGAGTCGGCATCGTCGCGCTCGCGCCCGGCCTCGTCGTCGGCTCCCGACGGCTGGTCCACGTCGGCGGCGTCGTCCTCGCCGCCGGGATGGTGCTCGCCGGGGCGACCGGCGGTGGCGGCGCGGCGGAGCTGTTCATGCTCGTCGGCACCGCCGCGACCGTCGTCGCCTGGGACGTCGGACAGAACGCGGTCGGGCTCGGCGAACAGCTCGGCCAGGAGGCGGAGACGACACGGGCCGAACTCGCCCACCTCGGCGCGACGCTCGTCGTCGGTGCGGTCACCGTCGGCGTCGCCTACGGGCTCTACCAGGTCGCCGGCTCGGGACAGCCGCTCCCCGCGCTGGTGATGCTGCTGGTCGCGGCACTGGCGCTGACCACGGCGCTGCGACAGAAGTAG